One genomic region from Paracoccus pantotrophus encodes:
- a CDS encoding crotonase/enoyl-CoA hydratase family protein produces the protein MRDISALTLDNLLFRMDEDGIATVTLNRAAKRNALNAETIEELVEVFSALPASGARAVVLRAEGPHFCAGLDLVEHGREERSPAEFMRICLRWHEAFNKIEYGGVPVIAALKGAVVGGGLELASSVHIRVMDETTYFGLPEGQRGLFTGGGATIRVPRLIGQARMVDMMLTGRLYSGDEAVQVGLAQYRVADSEAMAYDLARRVAQNTPLSNFAACSAISHMQNMSGLDAAYAESMVAGIVNTQDAAKGRLDSFAQGTAQKIKPGEAG, from the coding sequence ATGCGCGACATCTCGGCCCTGACGCTCGACAACCTGCTGTTCCGGATGGACGAAGACGGCATCGCCACCGTCACCCTGAACCGCGCCGCCAAGCGCAACGCGCTGAACGCCGAGACCATCGAGGAACTGGTCGAGGTCTTTTCCGCCCTGCCCGCCTCGGGCGCCCGCGCCGTGGTGCTGCGCGCCGAGGGGCCGCATTTCTGCGCCGGGCTGGACCTGGTCGAGCACGGGCGCGAAGAGCGCAGCCCGGCCGAGTTCATGCGCATCTGCCTGCGCTGGCACGAAGCCTTCAACAAGATCGAATACGGCGGCGTGCCGGTCATCGCGGCGCTGAAGGGCGCGGTCGTGGGCGGCGGGCTGGAGTTGGCCTCCTCGGTCCATATCCGGGTCATGGACGAGACCACCTATTTCGGCCTGCCCGAGGGCCAGCGCGGGCTGTTCACCGGCGGCGGTGCCACCATCCGCGTGCCGCGGCTGATCGGCCAGGCGCGCATGGTGGACATGATGCTGACCGGCCGGCTCTATTCCGGGGACGAGGCAGTGCAGGTCGGGCTGGCGCAATACCGCGTGGCAGACAGCGAGGCCATGGCCTATGATCTTGCCCGTCGCGTGGCGCAGAACACGCCCTTGTCGAATTTCGCCGCCTGCTCGGCGATCTCGCATATGCAGAACATGTCGGGGCTGGACGCCGCCTATGCCGAATCCATGGTCGCCGGCATCGTCAACACCCAGGACGCCGCCAAGGGCCGGCTGGACAGCTTTGCCCAGGGCACGGCGCAAAAGATCAAGCCGGGCGAGGCAGGCTGA
- a CDS encoding cytochrome b, translated as MPSRSLPWRDTERVYGQVTRLLHWSIAALMLWQFLGMGLRAVLGRTPLVSFFVGSHQPVGTVLFLLIVLRVGWALANHGRRPDHGPGFQGLAARLGHLALYLVMVVMPVAALLRAYGGERAFAPFGFEIFPAQQPPIVWMVSAGEALHGELAWLLLALIAGHVVMVGVHEGMWRDGTLARMAGRRRAGL; from the coding sequence ATGCCCTCCAGATCCCTGCCCTGGCGCGATACCGAACGGGTTTACGGGCAGGTGACGCGCCTGCTGCATTGGAGCATCGCCGCGCTGATGCTGTGGCAGTTCTTGGGCATGGGGCTGCGGGCGGTGCTGGGGCGCACGCCGCTGGTGTCCTTTTTCGTCGGCTCGCATCAGCCGGTGGGGACGGTGCTGTTCCTGTTGATCGTCCTGCGGGTGGGCTGGGCGCTGGCGAACCACGGCCGTCGGCCGGATCACGGGCCCGGCTTCCAGGGGCTGGCGGCGCGGCTGGGCCATCTGGCGCTGTACCTGGTCATGGTCGTGATGCCGGTCGCGGCCCTGCTGCGCGCCTATGGCGGCGAGCGTGCCTTTGCCCCCTTCGGATTCGAGATCTTCCCGGCCCAGCAGCCGCCGATCGTCTGGATGGTCAGCGCGGGCGAGGCGCTGCATGGCGAACTGGCCTGGCTGCTTCTGGCGCTGATCGCGGGCCATGTCGTCATGGTCGGCGTGCACGAGGGCATGTGGCGCGACGGCACGCTGGCGCGCATGGCCGGGCGCCGGCGGGCGGGTCTTTAG
- a CDS encoding DUF2794 domain-containing protein has translation MNAPFGFPSEHDRVAFDRAELGVILSLYGRMVAAGEWRDYAMSFLRDMAVFSIFRRAAEHPLYRIEKRPRLRNAQGQYAVIGMDGRILKRGHDLPTVLRVLERKLIRPVD, from the coding sequence ATGAATGCGCCCTTCGGTTTCCCGTCCGAACATGATCGCGTGGCCTTCGACCGGGCCGAACTGGGTGTCATCCTGTCCCTCTATGGCCGCATGGTCGCGGCGGGCGAGTGGCGCGACTATGCCATGTCCTTCCTGCGCGACATGGCGGTCTTCTCGATCTTTCGCCGCGCGGCCGAACATCCGCTTTATCGCATCGAAAAGCGTCCCAGGCTGCGCAATGCGCAGGGCCAATACGCGGTGATCGGCATGGACGGGCGCATTCTCAAGCGCGGCCACGACCTGCCCACCGTGTTGCGCGTGCTGGAAAGAAAACTGATCCGCCCGGTGGACTAG
- a CDS encoding AraC family transcriptional regulator has protein sequence MTKDVDDPPSLRFDPSGTAFVLDPARPVLAHGRDLAAGAHVAPHAHPRGQLLWAAEGLLRLGAEDGVWLVPPGFGIWIPGGTRHEMRVVSRPGTGARTRNLYVDPSCPVRPAGRGCEVLPISALLREVVLRMAAERDAGRLARLGAVALDEIAAAQPAPLDLPGGQDPRLRRLTAHLGRHPSDPRPLPLLAAEAGASPRTLERLFRAETGLSFRDWRSRVRLLAAIARLERGESSTTIAHSLGYRSASAFVAAFRSHFGAPPQSYLRNRASRPPESRQP, from the coding sequence ATGACAAAAGATGTCGATGATCCGCCAAGCCTGCGCTTCGATCCCAGCGGCACCGCCTTTGTCCTCGATCCGGCGCGGCCGGTGCTGGCGCATGGGCGCGACCTGGCGGCGGGCGCGCATGTCGCCCCCCATGCCCATCCGCGCGGCCAGCTTCTGTGGGCGGCCGAGGGGCTGTTGCGGCTGGGCGCCGAGGACGGGGTCTGGCTGGTGCCGCCCGGCTTCGGCATCTGGATCCCCGGCGGCACGCGGCACGAGATGCGGGTGGTCTCGCGTCCCGGCACCGGGGCGCGGACGCGCAATCTTTACGTCGATCCCTCCTGCCCGGTGCGGCCCGCGGGGCGGGGATGCGAGGTGCTGCCGATCTCGGCCCTGCTGCGCGAGGTGGTCCTGCGCATGGCGGCCGAACGGGACGCCGGCCGCCTGGCCCGGCTAGGCGCGGTGGCGCTGGACGAGATCGCGGCGGCGCAGCCCGCGCCCCTCGACCTGCCCGGCGGGCAGGATCCGCGGCTGCGGCGGCTGACGGCGCATCTGGGCCGCCATCCCTCGGACCCGCGGCCGCTGCCGCTGCTGGCGGCCGAGGCCGGGGCCAGCCCCCGCACGCTCGAGCGGCTATTCCGGGCTGAGACGGGCCTGTCCTTTCGCGACTGGCGCAGCCGGGTGCGGCTGCTGGCCGCCATCGCGCGCCTTGAGCGGGGCGAAAGCAGCACCACCATCGCGCATTCGCTGGGCTATCGCAGCGCCAGCGCCTTCGTCGCGGCCTTTCGCAGCCATTTCGGCGCGCCGCCGCAAAGCTATCTGCGCAACCGCGCCAGCCGTCCGCCGGAGAGCCGGCAGCCCTGA
- a CDS encoding sulfurtransferase TusA family protein, producing MTVQIDARGLLCPLPVLRLRKRLMALPRGARVTLLATDPAAVIDVPHFCAESGHRLIGSREVAPGETEYTVERGPACAIAAD from the coding sequence ATGACCGTGCAGATCGACGCGCGCGGCCTGTTGTGCCCCCTGCCGGTGCTGCGGCTGCGCAAGCGGCTGATGGCGCTGCCCCGGGGCGCGCGGGTCACGCTGCTGGCCACCGACCCCGCCGCCGTGATCGACGTGCCGCATTTCTGCGCCGAATCCGGCCACCGGCTGATCGGCAGCCGCGAGGTGGCGCCGGGCGAGACCGAATATACCGTCGAGCGCGGCCCCGCCTGCGCGATCGCCGCGGACTGA
- a CDS encoding SLC13 family permease, whose amino-acid sequence MKLSVRPLVFLAGLVLAVLLAVGPVPQPLGRNAAVVLVTLALWSTGLVPPFLTSLIFFAAVLIPGLAPPELVFAGFGSAAVWLIVSGFVIGAAITGSGLGGRIAGVLAPLAGGSYLRLVLVMTLAAMALGFVMPSSVGRAVVLVPVGMALAERLGLHKGSNGRIGLAVALTMACNMPSFAILPSNIPNMILAGAAEGQHGVTFGYMSYLLLHYPVLGILKSALTVALVVALFPDRIEPGCTETAARTPLSPQERRVALILAATLALWMTDRLHGIGPAWIGIATAVLLLMPGLGAVPPKQFNASVDFGMVLFVAGALALGAVVNASGLGSVLGGVLQDWLPLRQGARFANFLSLTSMSGLMGLVTTNPGVPTVLTPMAPDLAAATGLSLKAVLMTQVVGFATVIFPYQVGPFVLAMQLSGEKLGHVLRITVPLALLTFLVLMPLDWLWWRLLGWL is encoded by the coding sequence ATGAAGCTTTCCGTCCGTCCCCTCGTCTTTCTTGCCGGCCTGGTCCTGGCCGTCCTGCTGGCCGTCGGGCCGGTGCCGCAGCCGCTGGGCCGCAATGCCGCGGTTGTGCTGGTCACGCTGGCCTTGTGGAGCACCGGGCTGGTCCCGCCCTTCCTGACCTCGCTGATCTTCTTCGCCGCGGTGCTGATCCCCGGCCTTGCGCCGCCCGAGCTGGTCTTTGCCGGCTTCGGCTCGGCCGCGGTCTGGCTGATCGTGTCGGGCTTCGTCATCGGGGCGGCGATCACCGGCTCGGGGCTGGGCGGGCGGATCGCCGGGGTGCTGGCGCCGCTGGCGGGCGGCAGCTACCTGCGGCTGGTCCTGGTGATGACGCTGGCGGCGATGGCGCTGGGTTTCGTCATGCCCTCGTCGGTCGGCCGGGCGGTGGTGCTGGTGCCGGTCGGCATGGCGCTGGCCGAGCGGCTGGGGCTGCACAAGGGTTCGAACGGGCGCATCGGCCTGGCGGTGGCGCTGACCATGGCCTGCAACATGCCGAGCTTTGCCATCCTGCCCTCGAACATCCCCAACATGATCCTGGCCGGTGCGGCCGAGGGTCAGCACGGCGTCACCTTCGGCTACATGTCCTATCTGCTGCTGCATTACCCGGTGCTGGGGATCCTGAAATCGGCGTTGACCGTGGCGCTGGTCGTCGCGCTGTTCCCCGACCGGATCGAGCCCGGCTGCACCGAAACCGCCGCCCGGACTCCGCTATCGCCGCAGGAGCGGCGGGTGGCGCTGATCCTTGCCGCCACGCTGGCCCTGTGGATGACCGACCGCCTGCACGGCATCGGCCCGGCCTGGATCGGGATCGCCACGGCGGTTCTGCTGCTGATGCCGGGGCTGGGCGCGGTGCCGCCCAAGCAGTTCAACGCCTCGGTGGATTTCGGCATGGTGCTGTTCGTCGCCGGCGCGCTGGCGCTGGGGGCGGTGGTCAATGCCTCGGGGCTGGGCAGCGTGCTGGGCGGGGTCTTGCAGGACTGGCTGCCGCTGCGGCAGGGCGCGCGCTTCGCCAATTTCCTGTCGCTGACCTCGATGTCGGGGCTGATGGGGCTGGTCACGACCAATCCCGGCGTGCCCACCGTGCTGACGCCCATGGCGCCGGACCTGGCCGCCGCCACGGGCCTGTCGCTCAAGGCGGTGCTGATGACCCAGGTGGTCGGCTTTGCCACGGTGATCTTTCCCTATCAGGTCGGACCCTTCGTGCTGGCCATGCAGCTTTCGGGCGAAAAGCTGGGCCATGTGCTGCGCATCACCGTGCCGCTGGCGCTGCTGACCTTCCTGGTGCTGATGCCGCTCGATTGGTTGTGGTGGCGCCTCCTGGGCTGGCTGTGA
- a CDS encoding DUF2478 domain-containing protein has product MLGFVTIQDQTPGAGDRLLTATAERLAAAGLRLAGAVQINTEISPGCECDMDLRILGDAGPLVRITQSLGAGSQACRLDTGALAQAVARTETVLDRGAELLIVNKFGKQECFGRGFRDTIARALAAGIPVLVHVPDEQLPGFRDFAGDLAEELRPEQIDDWCRARLADSAA; this is encoded by the coding sequence ATGCTGGGTTTCGTCACCATCCAGGACCAGACGCCGGGCGCCGGCGACCGGCTGCTGACCGCCACGGCCGAGCGGCTGGCCGCCGCCGGGCTGCGGCTGGCCGGCGCGGTGCAGATCAATACCGAGATCAGCCCCGGCTGCGAATGCGACATGGACCTGCGCATCCTGGGCGACGCCGGCCCGCTGGTGCGCATCACCCAGTCGCTGGGCGCGGGCTCGCAGGCCTGCCGGCTGGATACCGGCGCGCTGGCCCAGGCCGTCGCCCGCACGGAAACGGTGCTGGACCGCGGCGCCGAATTGCTGATCGTCAACAAGTTCGGCAAGCAGGAATGCTTCGGCCGCGGCTTTCGCGACACCATCGCCCGCGCGCTGGCTGCCGGCATCCCGGTGCTGGTGCATGTGCCCGACGAACAACTGCCGGGCTTTCGCGACTTTGCCGGCGACCTGGCCGAAGAGTTGCGGCCGGAACAGATCGACGACTGGTGCCGCGCCCGCCTGGCGGATTCCGCCGCATGA
- a CDS encoding DMT family transporter — MPVPTATNRPMTPLEWAMLLALSAVWGGSFFFNAVAVRELPVFTVVVSRVALAALILLAVLRLRGERMPRGRAVWAAFLGMGMLNNAVPFSLIVWGQQHIASGAASILNAATPLFTVILAHVLTSDERMTGGKLAGVLIGFAGVAVMIGADALRDLGAHVVAQLACLAGALSYGFAGIYGRRFRAMGVSPMSTATGQVIASSLILLPLVAVVDRPWTLAAPSPAAIFALIGLAAISTALAYVLYFRILATAGATNLVLVTFLIPVSAILLGLLFLGETLQPRHGAGMALIGLGLAAIDGRPWRAAGRRSRAG, encoded by the coding sequence ATGCCGGTACCGACCGCCACCAACCGCCCCATGACGCCGCTGGAATGGGCGATGCTGCTGGCCCTGTCGGCGGTCTGGGGCGGGTCGTTCTTTTTCAACGCCGTGGCGGTGCGGGAACTGCCGGTGTTCACCGTGGTCGTGTCGCGCGTGGCGCTGGCCGCGCTGATCCTTTTGGCCGTCCTGCGGCTGCGGGGCGAGCGGATGCCGCGCGGCCGCGCGGTCTGGGCGGCCTTCCTGGGCATGGGCATGCTGAACAATGCCGTCCCGTTTTCGCTGATCGTCTGGGGACAGCAGCATATCGCCTCGGGCGCGGCTTCGATCCTGAATGCCGCGACGCCGCTTTTCACCGTGATCCTCGCCCATGTCCTGACCAGCGACGAGCGCATGACCGGCGGCAAGCTGGCCGGGGTGCTGATCGGCTTTGCCGGCGTGGCCGTGATGATCGGCGCGGATGCGCTGCGCGACCTGGGCGCGCATGTCGTGGCGCAGCTTGCCTGCCTGGCCGGGGCGCTGTCCTATGGTTTCGCGGGCATCTACGGGCGCCGCTTCCGCGCGATGGGGGTCAGCCCGATGAGCACGGCGACCGGACAGGTGATCGCATCGAGCCTGATCCTGCTGCCGCTTGTCGCGGTCGTCGACCGGCCATGGACGCTGGCGGCGCCAAGCCCGGCGGCCATCTTTGCGCTGATCGGCCTGGCGGCGATTTCGACTGCGCTGGCCTATGTGCTGTATTTCCGCATCCTGGCCACGGCGGGCGCAACCAATCTCGTGCTGGTGACATTCCTGATCCCGGTCAGCGCCATCCTTCTGGGCCTCCTGTTCCTGGGCGAAACCCTTCAACCGCGCCATGGCGCCGGCATGGCGCTGATCGGCCTGGGGCTGGCGGCGATCGACGGGCGGCCCTGGCGGGCCGCGGGGCGGCGCAGCCGGGCCGGCTGA
- a CDS encoding non-ribosomal peptide synthetase: MDTRHDIPAETGCPLTEAQEGLWYVQALDPQNPILNTGQYLELTGPLDPDALAQAVQRTIAETPALALRFAAGPQGPRQWVGLPPMLGFADLSAQPDAEAQALAQMRADSRRPLDLGCEPAGALTLFALGPERHLLYERIHHLAIDGYGMVLVTNRIAAHYAALVAGAPVPEPFGPLSLAAEEDAAWRASPRRQADRDWWHAELAGLPEVAGLAPGRAVSGPDFLRDTRMLPQALLDRLAGYAARHRLGWPDVLNALTGAYLARWTGGEAVIGLPFMARMGRKIAQVPCMAMNVLPHRLRLDEDAPLPEWLAAQSKRMAQGRRRGLYRSELLRRELGLVGGTRRLYGPLVNVQPFDKPPEFPGLDCRLHILGAGAVDDLTLTFRGDPAAGMIFEVDANPALYTPEEVRGHGDRLVAFLEAALAAETLAEVPTASPAEIAAAKARAEATRHPLPDTTLTALIAAQLAATPAAPAVSFGAESLSFADLDRRSAALAARLQDLGAGPDRIVAVALERSLELPLALLAILRAGAAYLPLDPAHPPERIARILAQARPVAVLATADLAGLFPAGTELLLPTDWPAEGRPTGTPQPGDLAYVIFTSGSTGEPKGVAVEHRAIVNRLLWMQAHYGIASDDRILQKTPATFDVSVWEFFLPMMAGAELVMAPPGAHRDPAAIARLIRDRAITTCHFVPSMLSAFLASPASQGLAMRRVFCSGEELTADQRDRFHARIRAELHNLYGPTEAAVDVSYWPAGPEDRANPIPIGWPVWNTALEVLDDRMRPVPPGLAGHLYLGGVQLARGYLGRADLTAERFIDAPQGRLYATGDLARLRLDGAVVYLGRSDHQVKIRGLRVELGEIEAAIMATGLARECVVIAREDHAGEKRLVAYLVPAADWRPGLLAERLAAGLPAYMLPAAEVALESLPVTSNGKLDRKALPAPAFAASGRAAESATERLLARLYAEILHLDAPAPAEADFFALGGDSLSAVRLAQALEAETGRDPGLGTIFEQPVLAALAAALDAQAPRDDGLGPLILLAEGDAQAAPLFLIHPAGGLAWGYRGLARRIAPSRRVWGLQHPGLDPAVPMPESLAALAQDYAQRIAALAPRGQVHLAGWSVGGILAQEIAAILAEAGREPGLVAMLDSYPCDAWRDEPEPDPVAALRALLAIAGYDPEAHRELDTREAVVAFLRRGDSALGALPAQVLDGVVRTVTGTNRLIRGHHHRRLAGTITHFRAARDHKDRTLTPEMWALYAEGLEVIDLPFLHAEMTSAEATALIAPELVKRLAEG, from the coding sequence ATGGATACGCGTCACGACATCCCGGCCGAGACCGGCTGTCCCCTGACCGAGGCGCAGGAGGGGCTGTGGTATGTCCAGGCGCTTGACCCGCAGAACCCGATCCTGAACACCGGGCAATATCTGGAACTGACCGGCCCGCTGGACCCCGACGCGCTGGCCCAGGCCGTGCAGCGCACCATCGCCGAGACCCCGGCCCTGGCGCTGCGCTTCGCAGCCGGGCCCCAGGGGCCGCGGCAATGGGTCGGCCTGCCGCCGATGCTGGGCTTTGCCGATCTCTCGGCCCAGCCCGATGCCGAGGCGCAGGCCCTGGCACAGATGCGTGCCGACAGCCGGCGCCCGCTGGACCTTGGCTGCGAGCCGGCAGGGGCGCTGACCCTGTTCGCCCTGGGCCCCGAACGGCACCTGCTATACGAACGCATACACCACCTGGCCATCGACGGCTATGGCATGGTGCTGGTGACGAACCGCATCGCCGCGCATTACGCCGCGCTGGTGGCCGGGGCGCCCGTGCCCGAGCCCTTTGGCCCGCTGTCGCTGGCGGCCGAGGAGGACGCGGCCTGGCGCGCCTCGCCCCGCCGGCAGGCCGACCGCGACTGGTGGCATGCCGAACTGGCCGGCTTGCCCGAGGTCGCCGGACTGGCGCCGGGCCGCGCGGTCAGCGGGCCCGATTTCCTGCGCGACACCCGCATGCTGCCCCAGGCCCTGCTGGATCGGCTGGCGGGCTATGCCGCCCGGCACCGGCTGGGCTGGCCCGATGTGCTGAATGCGCTGACCGGCGCCTATCTGGCGCGCTGGACCGGGGGCGAGGCGGTGATCGGCCTGCCCTTCATGGCGCGGATGGGCCGCAAGATCGCGCAGGTGCCCTGCATGGCGATGAACGTGCTGCCGCACCGGCTGCGGCTGGACGAGGACGCGCCCCTGCCCGAATGGCTGGCCGCGCAGTCGAAACGCATGGCGCAGGGCCGCCGCCGCGGCCTTTACCGCAGCGAGCTTCTGCGCCGCGAGCTGGGACTGGTCGGCGGCACCAGGCGGCTTTATGGGCCGCTGGTGAACGTGCAGCCCTTTGACAAGCCGCCGGAATTTCCGGGGCTCGACTGCCGGCTGCATATCCTCGGCGCCGGCGCGGTCGACGACCTGACGCTGACCTTCCGCGGCGATCCGGCCGCGGGCATGATCTTCGAGGTGGACGCGAATCCCGCTCTCTATACGCCCGAGGAGGTGCGCGGCCATGGCGACCGGCTGGTCGCGTTTCTGGAGGCCGCGCTGGCCGCCGAAACCCTGGCCGAGGTGCCGACCGCAAGCCCGGCCGAGATCGCCGCGGCAAAGGCGCGGGCCGAGGCGACCCGCCATCCCCTGCCCGACACCACGCTCACCGCGCTGATCGCGGCGCAGCTTGCCGCCACGCCCGCGGCGCCGGCCGTCAGCTTTGGCGCCGAGAGCCTGAGCTTTGCCGATCTCGACCGCCGCAGCGCCGCCCTGGCCGCGCGGCTGCAAGACCTTGGCGCCGGCCCCGACCGCATCGTCGCCGTGGCGCTGGAGCGATCACTGGAACTGCCCCTCGCGCTGCTGGCGATCCTGCGCGCCGGCGCGGCCTATCTGCCCCTGGACCCTGCCCATCCGCCCGAGCGCATCGCCCGCATCCTGGCGCAGGCCCGGCCGGTGGCGGTGCTGGCCACGGCCGACCTTGCCGGGCTGTTCCCGGCCGGCACCGAGCTGCTGCTGCCCACCGACTGGCCCGCCGAGGGTCGGCCCACGGGGACGCCGCAGCCGGGCGACCTGGCCTATGTGATTTTCACCTCGGGCTCGACCGGCGAGCCCAAGGGCGTGGCCGTCGAGCATCGCGCCATCGTCAACCGGCTTTTGTGGATGCAGGCACATTACGGCATCGCTTCGGACGACCGCATCCTGCAAAAGACCCCGGCGACCTTCGATGTCTCGGTCTGGGAGTTCTTCCTGCCGATGATGGCCGGGGCCGAACTGGTCATGGCGCCGCCCGGCGCGCATCGCGATCCCGCCGCCATCGCCCGGCTGATCCGGGACCGCGCCATCACCACCTGTCATTTCGTGCCGTCGATGCTATCGGCCTTCCTGGCCTCGCCCGCCTCGCAGGGGCTGGCGATGCGCCGGGTGTTCTGCTCGGGCGAGGAGCTGACGGCGGATCAGCGCGACCGCTTCCACGCCCGCATCCGGGCCGAGCTGCACAACCTCTATGGCCCGACCGAGGCGGCGGTGGACGTGAGCTATTGGCCCGCCGGGCCCGAGGATCGCGCCAACCCCATCCCCATCGGCTGGCCGGTCTGGAACACGGCGCTGGAGGTGCTGGACGACCGCATGCGCCCGGTGCCGCCGGGCCTGGCCGGGCACCTGTATCTGGGCGGCGTGCAGCTGGCGCGCGGTTATCTGGGCCGGGCGGACCTGACGGCGGAACGCTTCATCGACGCGCCCCAGGGCCGGCTTTACGCGACCGGCGACCTGGCGCGGCTGCGGCTGGACGGGGCGGTGGTCTATCTTGGCCGCTCGGACCATCAGGTCAAGATCCGCGGGCTGCGGGTCGAGCTGGGCGAGATCGAGGCGGCGATCATGGCCACCGGCCTTGCCCGCGAATGCGTGGTGATCGCGCGCGAGGACCATGCCGGAGAAAAGCGCCTCGTCGCCTATCTGGTGCCGGCGGCGGACTGGCGACCGGGGCTGCTGGCCGAGCGGCTGGCGGCTGGCCTGCCCGCCTATATGCTGCCCGCGGCCGAAGTGGCGCTAGAGTCGCTGCCGGTCACGTCGAACGGCAAGCTGGACCGCAAGGCGCTGCCGGCGCCGGCATTCGCCGCCTCGGGCCGGGCGGCCGAAAGCGCGACCGAGCGCCTGCTGGCGCGGCTTTACGCCGAGATCCTGCACCTGGACGCCCCCGCCCCGGCCGAGGCGGATTTCTTCGCGCTGGGGGGAGATTCGCTGTCCGCCGTACGGCTGGCGCAGGCGCTGGAGGCCGAGACGGGCCGCGATCCCGGCCTGGGCACCATCTTCGAGCAGCCGGTGCTTGCCGCGCTGGCCGCGGCGCTGGACGCGCAGGCACCCCGCGACGACGGGCTGGGCCCCTTGATCCTGCTGGCCGAGGGCGATGCCCAGGCCGCGCCGCTGTTCCTGATTCACCCGGCCGGCGGGCTTGCCTGGGGTTATCGCGGCCTGGCACGGCGCATCGCGCCCAGCCGGCGGGTCTGGGGGCTGCAACATCCCGGCCTGGACCCGGCGGTGCCGATGCCGGAAAGCCTGGCCGCGCTGGCGCAGGACTATGCGCAGCGCATCGCCGCGCTGGCGCCGCGGGGCCAGGTGCATCTGGCCGGCTGGTCGGTCGGCGGCATCCTGGCGCAGGAAATCGCCGCGATCCTGGCGGAAGCCGGCCGCGAGCCCGGCCTGGTCGCCATGCTGGACAGCTATCCCTGCGACGCCTGGCGCGACGAGCCCGAGCCGGACCCGGTCGCCGCCCTGCGCGCGCTGCTGGCCATTGCCGGCTACGACCCCGAGGCGCATCGCGAGCTGGACACACGCGAGGCGGTGGTGGCCTTCCTGCGCCGCGGCGACAGCGCGCTGGGGGCGCTGCCGGCGCAGGTACTGGACGGGGTGGTGCGCACGGTGACCGGCACCAACCGGCTGATCCGCGGCCATCACCATCGCCGCCTTGCCGGCACGATCACGCATTTCCGCGCCGCCCGCGACCACAAGGACCGCACGCTGACGCCCGAAATGTGGGCGCTCTATGCCGAGGGGCTGGAGGTCATCGACTTGCCCTTCCTGCATGCCGAGATGACCTCGGCCGAGGCCACGGCCCTGATCGCGCCGGAGCTGGTCAAAAGGCTGGCCGAGGGCTGA
- a CDS encoding AEC family transporter, translating to MLAIFLKTLPFFLVIGTGWLAGRTRFFPPEATGWLTKFVFYFALSAMLFRFAATLDVASLFDPAFVLAYLSGSAALWALGFAVARWRRQPLAAAAMEAHTAMTGNTGFLGVPMLVVLLGERAIGPVLMVLTIDMVVFSTLITLIVTAARQGRVRLSTLVPLLRGIVSNPMIVSMLAGLAWAGLQLPMPGPLDEFLALLGASATPGALFAIGASLAGRAAERMGPALWLSFAKLVLHPLAVGIAALAVFGVEPYAAGVMIAAASLPVAGNVYILAQYFGTAVQRVSAAILISTAASIATVPVVIHWITKG from the coding sequence ATGCTGGCGATCTTCCTGAAGACCCTGCCGTTCTTTCTCGTTATCGGCACGGGCTGGCTGGCCGGGCGCACGCGCTTCTTCCCGCCCGAGGCGACCGGCTGGCTGACGAAATTCGTCTTCTACTTCGCGCTTTCGGCCATGCTGTTCCGCTTTGCCGCGACGCTGGACGTGGCCAGCCTTTTCGACCCGGCCTTCGTCCTGGCCTATCTGTCGGGGTCTGCCGCGCTTTGGGCGCTGGGATTTGCGGTGGCGCGCTGGCGCCGCCAGCCGCTCGCCGCCGCGGCGATGGAGGCGCATACCGCGATGACCGGCAATACCGGCTTTCTGGGCGTGCCGATGCTGGTCGTGCTGCTGGGCGAGCGTGCCATCGGCCCGGTGCTGATGGTGCTGACCATCGACATGGTGGTGTTCTCGACCCTCATCACCCTGATCGTCACCGCGGCAAGGCAGGGGCGGGTGCGGCTTTCGACGCTGGTGCCCTTGCTGCGCGGCATCGTCTCGAACCCGATGATCGTCTCGATGCTGGCCGGCTTGGCCTGGGCCGGGCTGCAGCTGCCGATGCCGGGACCGCTGGACGAGTTCCTGGCGCTCTTGGGCGCCTCGGCCACGCCGGGGGCACTCTTCGCCATCGGTGCCAGCCTCGCCGGCCGCGCGGCCGAGCGCATGGGCCCGGCACTCTGGCTCAGCTTCGCCAAGCTGGTGCTGCATCCGCTGGCCGTGGGCATCGCCGCGCTGGCGGTCTTCGGGGTCGAGCCCTATGCGGCGGGGGTGATGATCGCCGCCGCCAGCCTGCCGGTCGCCGGCAATGTCTATATCCTTGCGCAATATTTCGGCACCGCCGTGCAGCGCGTCTCGGCGGCCATCCTGATCTCGACCGCGGCCAGCATCGCCACGGTTCCCGTCGTCATTCACTGGATCACGAAAGGCTAG